A window of the Oscillospiraceae bacterium genome harbors these coding sequences:
- a CDS encoding CdaR family protein, whose product MKNKNKNKEVKKRPQTQSRVRLSGLFYNNKFVFVLSLVLAVIMWMVLAFNDTEHFPKRINNVPINVRLSDSAQQQGLTVYSPTKTDTASVAITGNTLIVSQVHSKDIEVVPVSVSQITAPGDYKVTLIGKNISALSNFSFSKISPSEWTIHVDRAAKKTFSIQLPSNMYKIDTSGYYSPGPTADAENVVISGPETEVNRISRVSIEYTAGDTALTDTKTVQAPLVLYDSSGKVITPDQYLTMSISQVNVTIQVLPKKTVRVLPTFTNQPAGLKLDPDSAFTVSPSTISIAGPKDTLAKITEVSLEAIDFSQVNTTHNSFNQQLSQMPSGCTNLSSGTTAQVTLKNMSQYTSKNFTVSNFTEMNVPSGTSATIETKSLNISIVGKASDISTLTDSNITAAVDFSNVQAGGTTNAPVSIKIGGNKTCWAYGTYQASVTLKKSS is encoded by the coding sequence ATGAAAAATAAGAATAAAAATAAAGAAGTAAAAAAACGGCCGCAGACCCAAAGCAGAGTCCGCCTGAGCGGGCTGTTTTACAACAACAAATTTGTCTTTGTCCTTTCCCTGGTGTTGGCGGTTATTATGTGGATGGTGCTGGCATTTAACGACACAGAGCATTTTCCTAAGCGCATCAACAATGTGCCTATCAATGTGCGCCTTTCTGACTCGGCCCAGCAGCAGGGCCTTACGGTGTATTCCCCGACCAAGACCGATACCGCTTCAGTGGCAATCACCGGCAATACGCTGATAGTCAGCCAGGTGCACAGCAAAGATATTGAGGTGGTGCCGGTCAGCGTATCGCAGATTACCGCGCCCGGCGACTACAAAGTCACCTTGATCGGCAAAAACATCAGCGCCCTTTCCAATTTCAGTTTCAGTAAGATCTCCCCTTCTGAGTGGACCATTCACGTGGACCGCGCAGCAAAAAAGACTTTTTCTATTCAGCTGCCGTCCAACATGTATAAAATCGACACTTCTGGCTACTACAGCCCCGGTCCCACCGCAGATGCCGAAAATGTCGTGATTTCCGGTCCGGAAACAGAGGTTAACCGCATCAGCCGTGTTTCTATTGAGTACACTGCCGGCGATACTGCCTTGACTGACACCAAGACCGTGCAGGCGCCGCTGGTACTGTACGATTCCTCAGGAAAGGTGATTACGCCGGATCAGTACCTGACCATGAGCATTTCTCAGGTGAATGTGACCATTCAGGTACTGCCAAAAAAGACAGTTCGAGTACTGCCGACTTTTACAAATCAGCCGGCCGGCTTGAAACTGGACCCCGACAGTGCCTTTACCGTAAGCCCCAGCACCATCAGTATTGCCGGACCGAAAGATACCCTTGCCAAGATTACGGAAGTCAGCCTGGAGGCAATCGACTTTTCACAGGTCAATACCACGCACAACAGCTTTAATCAGCAGCTTTCGCAGATGCCAAGCGGCTGTACGAATCTGAGCAGCGGCACAACTGCCCAGGTCACGCTGAAAAATATGAGTCAGTACACCAGTAAAAACTTTACAGTAAGCAATTTTACCGAAATGAATGTGCCCTCGGGCACAAGCGCCACAATTGAAACCAAGTCGTTAAATATCAGCATCGTCGGCAAGGCGAGCGATATTTCCACGTTGACTGACAGCAATATTACCGCCGCGGTCGATTTTTCAAATGTGCAGGCGGGCGGTACGACCAACGCCCCCGTTTCCATTAAAATCGGCGGCAACAAGACTTGCTGGGCTTACGGCACCTACCAGGCGAGTGTGACACTAAAAAAGAGTTCCTAA
- a CDS encoding MBL fold metallo-hydrolase: MQIQCISGGIVPTNCYLLTDDKTGQTAVIDPGFYDSRLQRAAAQTKVTKILLTHGHFDHTIGVSRLVKQTGAKVYLYETEADFVTNPSYSLSGMGMGDVPPYKPDVLLKDKDTIPLGSLTIQVLHTPGHTHGGCCYLVGDALFSGDTLMCGTVGRTDFPTGSFQDIVASVQRLRDLPGEWRVLPGHEMETKLSWERRNNPYMEADQNGFNS, from the coding sequence ATGCAAATTCAGTGTATTTCCGGCGGAATTGTGCCGACCAACTGCTACCTGCTGACAGATGACAAAACGGGACAGACTGCCGTGATTGATCCCGGCTTTTACGACTCCCGTCTGCAGCGGGCGGCGGCTCAGACCAAGGTCACCAAGATTTTGCTGACACACGGGCATTTTGACCATACCATAGGGGTCAGCCGCCTGGTGAAGCAGACCGGTGCAAAGGTGTATCTTTATGAAACCGAGGCCGACTTTGTGACCAATCCCTCTTACAGCCTGAGCGGCATGGGGATGGGCGATGTGCCGCCCTACAAGCCAGATGTGCTGCTGAAAGACAAAGACACCATTCCTTTGGGCAGCCTGACGATTCAGGTGCTGCACACCCCGGGCCACACACATGGCGGCTGCTGCTACTTGGTGGGGGACGCATTGTTTTCCGGCGATACGCTGATGTGCGGGACTGTGGGCCGTACAGATTTTCCTACTGGCAGTTTTCAGGATATTGTCGCCTCTGTACAGCGCCTGCGCGACTTGCCCGGCGAGTGGCGTGTACTGCCCGGCCACGAAATGGAAACCAAACTCAGCTGGGAAAGACGCAATAATCCTTATATGGAAGCAGATCAAAATGGATTTAATTCTTAA
- the cdaA gene encoding diadenylate cyclase CdaA, whose protein sequence is MSQLEIFWGNLQNVFGSFRVQDIIDILLVAFVIYSAIKLMRDTRAGQLVKGILIILVIWVVANLLQLYMMKTLLTYIIQYGLVCLFVVFQPEMRSALEKMGRGYMGGLKSLMVSRSTADQERQAQWRRGIHAVVAACDSMSKSKTGALIVMERTTKLGDIVDTGTVVNAVPSVPIICNIFFNKAPLHDGAMIMRDGMLYAAGCILPLTKRNNDVAIELGTRHRAAIGMSENSDAVVVVVSEETGQISIALGGTITRNYTRESLQNELNSLILEPQTSKERSSFFASIRRPKDEK, encoded by the coding sequence ATGAGTCAGTTGGAAATATTCTGGGGGAACCTGCAGAATGTTTTTGGCAGTTTTCGTGTGCAGGATATCATCGATATTCTGTTGGTTGCCTTTGTCATATACAGCGCAATCAAGCTGATGCGCGACACGCGCGCAGGGCAGCTGGTCAAGGGCATTTTGATTATTCTGGTCATCTGGGTGGTTGCCAATCTGCTGCAGCTGTACATGATGAAAACACTGCTCACCTATATCATTCAGTATGGGCTTGTGTGCCTGTTTGTGGTCTTTCAGCCGGAAATGCGCAGCGCACTGGAAAAAATGGGGCGCGGCTATATGGGCGGCTTAAAAAGCCTGATGGTTTCCCGCAGTACAGCTGATCAGGAGCGGCAGGCGCAGTGGCGGCGCGGCATTCATGCAGTGGTCGCGGCCTGCGACAGCATGTCCAAAAGCAAAACCGGCGCCTTGATTGTGATGGAACGCACGACAAAGCTGGGCGATATTGTCGACACGGGCACAGTTGTCAATGCAGTGCCAAGCGTGCCGATTATCTGCAACATCTTTTTCAACAAAGCCCCCCTGCACGATGGTGCCATGATTATGCGGGACGGGATGCTGTATGCCGCCGGATGTATTTTGCCGCTGACAAAGCGCAACAACGACGTTGCCATTGAGCTGGGTACGCGCCACCGCGCCGCAATCGGCATGAGCGAAAACTCGGATGCAGTAGTGGTCGTCGTTTCTGAGGAAACCGGTCAGATTTCTATTGCACTCGGCGGTACCATTACGCGCAACTACACGCGTGAATCCCTGCAGAATGAACTGAACAGCCTTATCTTAGAGCCGCAGACTTCCAAAGAACGCAGCTCGTTCTTTGCGTCGATCAGGAGGCCGAAAGATGAAAAATAA
- a CDS encoding aminotransferase class V-fold PLP-dependent enzyme, which produces MIYLDNAATTYPKPPQVSAAVQRALRQYGANPGRAGHRMSLKTAEAVYHVREQAAAFFGAPGPENVAFVMNCTQALNMVIKGAIKPGGHVVVSCLEHNAVMRPLETLRRRGIITYTEAQVVPGDNDATLDAFRQAMQENTCLCVCTHVSNVWGICLPIERIAALCHAYRVPFCADCAQSAGVLPISMTEAGLDYVCAPGHKGLYGPMGTGLLLALDGAALDTLIEGGTGTASESLVQPAEMPERFESGTINVPGILGLGAGISFVQQMGIQRIYQQESALVCALYDQLKHSGAAELYAPRPQPPYFAPLLSFNLPNQDSEDTAAALDRRGFAVRAGLHCAPRAHAFYGTLERGAVRMCPSVFVGRAQVRAFGDAVLQISSKNKKAGAES; this is translated from the coding sequence ATGATTTACCTGGATAATGCTGCGACGACTTACCCAAAGCCGCCGCAGGTATCAGCCGCCGTGCAGCGGGCTTTGCGCCAGTATGGGGCAAACCCCGGGCGCGCCGGCCACCGGATGAGCTTGAAAACAGCGGAAGCGGTTTATCATGTGCGCGAGCAGGCGGCAGCCTTTTTCGGTGCCCCCGGCCCCGAGAACGTTGCTTTTGTTATGAACTGTACACAGGCACTGAATATGGTTATCAAGGGTGCTATCAAGCCCGGCGGTCATGTGGTCGTTTCCTGTTTGGAGCACAATGCCGTCATGCGGCCGCTGGAAACGCTGCGCCGCCGCGGCATTATCACATATACAGAGGCACAGGTCGTGCCCGGAGACAACGACGCGACCCTGGACGCTTTTCGGCAGGCAATGCAGGAAAACACCTGCCTTTGTGTGTGCACGCATGTTTCCAATGTATGGGGCATTTGTTTGCCTATTGAGCGCATTGCGGCGCTGTGCCATGCATACCGGGTGCCGTTTTGTGCGGACTGTGCACAGTCCGCAGGGGTGCTGCCGATTTCCATGACAGAGGCGGGCCTCGATTATGTCTGTGCGCCGGGGCACAAGGGCCTTTACGGCCCGATGGGCACCGGCCTGCTGCTGGCGCTGGACGGCGCCGCGCTGGATACCCTGATTGAGGGCGGCACAGGCACAGCTTCAGAAAGCCTGGTGCAGCCGGCAGAAATGCCAGAGCGCTTTGAGAGCGGCACAATCAATGTACCCGGTATTTTGGGCCTTGGTGCCGGCATCAGTTTTGTACAACAAATGGGAATACAGCGAATTTATCAGCAGGAAAGCGCACTTGTCTGTGCGCTGTATGATCAGCTGAAGCATTCCGGTGCGGCTGAACTGTATGCGCCCCGGCCACAGCCGCCGTATTTTGCGCCGCTGTTATCTTTCAATCTGCCGAATCAGGACAGTGAAGACACCGCTGCTGCACTGGACCGCCGCGGCTTTGCCGTGCGCGCAGGACTGCACTGTGCGCCACGCGCACATGCTTTTTATGGTACATTAGAGCGTGGTGCAGTGCGCATGTGCCCCTCTGTCTTTGTCGGCAGGGCGCAGGTGCGGGCCTTTGGCGATGCAGTGCTGCAGATTTCATCTAAAAACAAAAAGGCCGGTGCTGAAAGTTAG
- the recJ gene encoding single-stranded-DNA-specific exonuclease RecJ yields the protein MALKKWIVAAIDRRAARSVAQQTGIPVVTAALLQSRGFRTAQQAAEMLSGVPLSDPLLLKDMDRAADRIRRAVDDFEKIAVYGDYDADGVTATAILYSYLESCGADVSFYIPDRTKEGYGLNMGAVKKLHERQVDLLITVDNGISSLQEVDAAVKLGMDVVITDHHRPQPQLPQAAAIVDPFRPDDTSKCQCLCGAGLVFKLVQALEGEDADQQLLLETYADLLAIGTIGDVVPLTGENRTFVREGLHQLPQTDRPGLRALLEKAGLGDRPLTAENVAFGIDPRINACGRIGSPERAVHLLLSEDPDEACSLAADICDDNEYRRQLETEIYESAVQQLHQQPERMLDRVLVVEGRSWHTGVIGIVASRLTETFGKPCIVLSTDANEARGSGRSIEGFSLFEAVNACADLLTKYGGHAMAAGMTMPVENTEEFRRRINAYAASQGTMPTEVLHLDGALKPERLSLELPRAAELLQPFGTGNPRPLYGLFGVRLQEIQPVGGGRHLRLVCTSGRVRMRCMKFGMELSAFPYQIGDTLDFAVELENSEYNGRETLSVIVRDMKLSGCDDEDLMRGQALFESAKRGDPLTKEEYVCLVPDRTACAALYRRLYTCGGYHGGAEGLSQLASMPFSRLLVCLELFSEHGLIQKEIFGMQYSISMCTVQGKVDLFDSTFLSGLRAQVQTILRT from the coding sequence TTGGCACTGAAAAAATGGATTGTTGCGGCGATTGACCGCCGTGCGGCACGCAGCGTAGCGCAGCAGACCGGTATTCCGGTGGTTACGGCAGCGCTGCTGCAGTCGCGGGGGTTTCGTACCGCGCAGCAGGCCGCGGAGATGCTCAGCGGCGTACCGCTGAGCGACCCGCTTTTGCTGAAAGACATGGACCGTGCAGCTGACCGTATCCGCCGCGCAGTTGATGACTTTGAAAAGATTGCGGTGTACGGGGATTATGATGCAGACGGCGTCACGGCTACAGCAATTCTGTACTCTTATCTGGAGTCGTGCGGCGCAGATGTTTCTTTCTATATCCCGGACCGTACTAAAGAGGGCTATGGCCTGAATATGGGTGCAGTAAAAAAACTGCACGAGCGCCAAGTGGATTTGCTTATTACAGTCGACAACGGCATTTCCTCTCTGCAAGAAGTCGATGCTGCCGTAAAACTGGGTATGGACGTGGTCATTACGGACCATCACCGCCCGCAGCCGCAGCTGCCGCAGGCTGCCGCGATTGTCGACCCCTTTCGTCCAGACGATACCAGCAAGTGCCAGTGTTTGTGCGGCGCAGGCCTTGTCTTTAAGCTGGTGCAGGCGCTAGAGGGGGAAGATGCCGACCAACAGCTTTTACTGGAAACCTATGCTGACCTGCTTGCCATCGGAACGATTGGAGATGTGGTGCCCCTGACCGGCGAAAACCGCACCTTTGTGCGGGAGGGATTGCACCAGCTGCCGCAGACAGACCGCCCAGGCCTGCGTGCACTGCTGGAAAAAGCGGGCCTTGGTGACCGGCCGCTGACAGCGGAAAATGTTGCTTTCGGCATTGACCCGCGCATTAACGCCTGCGGCCGTATTGGCTCGCCGGAACGCGCTGTACACCTGCTTTTAAGCGAAGATCCGGACGAGGCCTGTTCCCTTGCAGCAGATATTTGCGACGACAACGAATACCGCAGACAGCTGGAAACAGAAATTTATGAAAGCGCGGTACAGCAGCTGCACCAGCAGCCAGAGCGTATGCTGGATCGTGTGCTGGTGGTGGAGGGACGCTCTTGGCACACCGGGGTTATCGGGATTGTAGCGAGCCGCCTTACTGAAACTTTTGGCAAACCCTGCATTGTCCTTTCCACAGATGCCAACGAAGCCCGCGGCTCCGGGCGCAGTATTGAGGGCTTTTCTCTGTTTGAGGCAGTCAATGCCTGCGCTGACCTGCTGACAAAGTACGGCGGGCACGCCATGGCAGCGGGCATGACCATGCCAGTGGAGAATACAGAGGAATTCCGCAGGCGTATCAATGCTTACGCTGCGTCACAGGGAACAATGCCGACAGAGGTGCTGCATTTGGACGGCGCCCTGAAGCCGGAACGCCTTTCTTTGGAGCTGCCCCGCGCCGCGGAGCTGCTGCAGCCTTTCGGTACGGGAAATCCGCGGCCGCTGTACGGCCTGTTTGGTGTACGTCTGCAGGAGATTCAGCCGGTGGGCGGTGGACGGCACTTGCGCCTGGTGTGTACCAGCGGCCGGGTGCGGATGCGCTGTATGAAATTCGGTATGGAGCTTTCTGCATTTCCGTACCAAATCGGCGACACGCTCGACTTTGCAGTAGAATTGGAAAACAGCGAATACAATGGGCGCGAAACGCTCTCTGTAATCGTGCGGGACATGAAGCTTTCCGGCTGCGATGATGAGGATCTGATGCGGGGACAGGCTTTATTTGAAAGCGCCAAGCGCGGTGACCCGCTGACAAAGGAAGAGTATGTTTGTCTGGTGCCGGACCGCACAGCCTGTGCGGCTTTGTATCGGCGGCTGTACACCTGTGGCGGCTATCACGGCGGCGCAGAGGGCCTGTCTCAGCTTGCAAGTATGCCCTTTTCCCGCCTTTTGGTCTGCTTGGAACTGTTTAGCGAGCACGGACTGATACAGAAAGAAATTTTCGGAATGCAGTACAGCATTTCTATGTGCACAGTGCAGGGAAAAGTGGATTTGTTTGACAGCACTTTTTTAAGCGGCCTGCGCGCACAAGTACAGACAATTTTGAGAACTTGA
- the hemZ gene encoding coproporphyrinogen dehydrogenase HemZ — translation MDLILKNNSYHYELEKLCRLFYPEETIRVVEDGNLPQEQDAAALTVCAEMQQTKEGLLLTARLRDGGEEQVQTGLYQPGLYGDSGPERQLAELLYRLLVRHTGFTPRWGILTGVRPVKLLHGFLDRWGKEKALQVYQQAYHVSEQKTRLALLTLKNESSLLAKETPKGFSLYIGIPFCPSRCAYCSFVSMSVEKTMQLIPDYVTCLCREIKAAGRVAGELGLVLQSVYMGGGTPTTLSVQQMDSVLAAVQNSFDLSACMEFTVEAGRPDTVTPEKLQGLRRRGVTRISINPQTMQEKVLQAIGRHHTVGQVLEAFSMAREAGFDDINMDLIAGLPLDTPETFADTVNRVCALGPESITVHTLALKRSSRIFQEGQQRASGASAAEMLDYAGPKLLAGGWQPYYLYRQTRILGGLENVGFAKPGFESFYNTVIMDETQSILACGAGAGTKICAPAGGRISRIYNFKYPYEYISRHEEILERKEKVKQVYEEITRA, via the coding sequence ATGGATTTAATTCTTAAAAATAATTCCTATCATTATGAATTGGAAAAACTCTGCCGCTTATTCTACCCGGAAGAGACGATCCGTGTCGTAGAAGATGGCAACTTGCCGCAGGAGCAGGACGCGGCGGCTCTTACTGTCTGTGCAGAAATGCAGCAGACGAAAGAGGGGCTGCTGCTGACTGCCCGCCTGCGGGACGGCGGCGAAGAGCAGGTGCAGACGGGCCTTTATCAGCCCGGTCTATATGGAGACAGCGGCCCCGAGCGCCAACTGGCAGAGCTTTTGTACCGACTTTTGGTCCGCCATACCGGTTTCACGCCACGCTGGGGAATCCTTACTGGTGTGCGACCGGTCAAGCTGCTGCATGGCTTCCTTGACCGCTGGGGAAAAGAAAAAGCACTGCAGGTTTACCAGCAGGCATATCATGTAAGTGAGCAGAAAACGCGGCTTGCTCTGCTGACGCTGAAAAACGAGAGCAGCCTTTTGGCAAAAGAAACGCCCAAAGGCTTTAGCCTGTATATCGGTATTCCATTTTGCCCAAGCCGCTGCGCTTACTGTTCATTTGTTTCAATGTCCGTCGAAAAGACAATGCAGCTGATTCCGGATTATGTGACGTGCCTGTGCAGGGAAATCAAGGCTGCGGGCCGAGTCGCGGGGGAACTGGGGCTTGTGCTGCAGTCCGTTTATATGGGCGGTGGCACGCCGACAACCCTTTCTGTACAGCAGATGGATTCTGTACTGGCGGCTGTACAGAATTCGTTTGACCTTTCCGCCTGCATGGAGTTTACGGTAGAGGCCGGCCGGCCCGATACGGTAACGCCGGAAAAACTGCAAGGACTGCGCCGCCGCGGCGTCACACGCATCAGCATTAACCCGCAGACTATGCAGGAGAAAGTGCTGCAGGCCATTGGCCGCCACCACACTGTGGGGCAGGTCTTAGAGGCCTTTTCCATGGCACGTGAAGCCGGATTTGACGACATCAATATGGATCTTATCGCGGGTCTGCCGCTGGATACACCCGAAACTTTTGCAGATACAGTAAACCGCGTTTGTGCATTGGGCCCCGAAAGTATTACTGTGCATACCCTGGCACTCAAGCGCTCCTCCCGTATTTTTCAGGAGGGACAGCAGCGTGCCTCTGGTGCATCGGCCGCAGAAATGCTGGATTACGCCGGCCCCAAACTGCTTGCCGGCGGGTGGCAACCCTATTATCTGTACCGCCAGACCCGCATTTTGGGCGGACTTGAAAATGTCGGTTTTGCAAAACCGGGTTTTGAGAGCTTTTATAATACTGTTATTATGGACGAAACACAATCAATCCTTGCCTGCGGTGCTGGTGCCGGTACAAAAATCTGTGCACCGGCCGGCGGCAGAATTTCGCGTATTTATAATTTTAAATATCCGTACGAATATATTTCCCGCCATGAGGAGATACTTGAGCGGAAAGAAAAGGTGAAACAGGTCTATGAGGAGATCACACGTGCCTGA
- a CDS encoding bifunctional (p)ppGpp synthetase/guanosine-3',5'-bis(diphosphate) 3'-pyrophosphohydrolase produces MASTEKTFDDLTALLSQSEHDYDMELIRRAYDLALSAHGDQKRLSGTPYISHPVAVACILVELGMDSESVAAGLLHDVVEDTKISLDELRRMFGPEIANLVDGVTKITQMGRIQYNSREVQQAENIRKMLIAMSEDIRVIIIKLADRLHNMRTARYWSPDKQREKALESMEVYAPIAHRLGIRAIKEELEDLSLRILDPYAYKEIENSLALRHEERDAFIEKTKKTLYDRISASIPNVYISGRVKSINGIYRKMFVQGKNMDEIYDIYAVRVIVDTVNDCYNVLGIVHDMFRPLPNRFKDYISTPKPNMYQSLHTTVIGKDGIPFEIQIRTWEMHHTAEYGIAAHWKYKLGMTDGHASHDGMEKRLAWIRQILEEQKNSADATDLIRTIKSDLTPDEVYVFTPRGDVINLPNGSTVIDFAYAIHSAVGNRMVGAKVDKRMVPLTTQLKTGEIVDIITSKEARGPSRDWLKIVKTSEARNKIRTWFKKEKRDENIVEGRSEVEREFKHNGVTLPDEEMKTLLMHLGSKQNCATLDDVYAAVGYGGIQLWKVMPRIREDYLKTHRPEPPKEPPAHPQPATRKAASGVVVEGMEDCLIKFARCCNPLPGDDIIGFITRGYGVSIHKKSCCNVPHPISSSPEPQRWIAAHWAGDVREEFQTTLEIVADDRSGLLADVTQRLYNMRLFIHSLNSRELKDGRAVISANITVDGLDQLQSIVGRLKSIDGVETIRRT; encoded by the coding sequence ATGGCGAGTACAGAAAAAACATTTGATGACTTGACAGCCCTGCTGTCGCAGAGCGAACATGATTATGATATGGAGCTGATTCGCCGGGCCTATGACCTTGCTCTTTCCGCGCACGGCGACCAAAAAAGGCTTTCCGGCACGCCTTATATTTCTCACCCTGTAGCAGTAGCGTGCATTCTGGTAGAGCTTGGCATGGACAGCGAAAGCGTTGCTGCGGGCCTGCTGCATGACGTGGTAGAAGATACCAAAATCAGCCTAGACGAGCTGCGCCGCATGTTTGGTCCCGAAATTGCCAACTTGGTGGATGGCGTAACAAAAATAACGCAGATGGGCCGCATTCAGTATAATTCCCGCGAAGTACAGCAGGCGGAAAATATCCGTAAAATGCTGATTGCCATGAGCGAGGATATCCGCGTTATCATCATTAAGCTGGCCGACCGCCTGCACAACATGCGCACAGCCCGCTACTGGAGCCCCGACAAACAGCGAGAAAAAGCCCTGGAGAGCATGGAGGTCTATGCGCCGATTGCGCACCGCTTGGGCATTCGCGCAATCAAAGAAGAGCTGGAAGACCTTTCCCTGCGTATTTTGGACCCGTATGCGTATAAAGAGATTGAAAACAGCCTGGCTCTGCGCCACGAAGAACGCGACGCTTTCATTGAAAAAACCAAAAAGACGCTTTACGACCGTATTTCCGCTTCTATTCCAAATGTCTATATTTCTGGGCGTGTCAAGAGCATCAACGGCATTTACCGCAAGATGTTTGTACAGGGCAAAAATATGGACGAAATTTATGATATTTACGCGGTACGCGTCATTGTTGATACAGTAAACGACTGCTACAATGTACTGGGCATTGTTCACGATATGTTCCGGCCGCTGCCAAACCGCTTTAAAGATTATATTTCCACACCGAAACCCAATATGTACCAATCCCTGCACACCACGGTGATTGGCAAAGACGGCATTCCCTTTGAGATACAGATACGTACCTGGGAAATGCACCACACGGCGGAGTACGGCATTGCGGCTCACTGGAAGTATAAATTGGGCATGACCGATGGGCACGCTTCCCATGATGGCATGGAGAAGCGCCTTGCGTGGATTCGGCAAATCTTGGAGGAACAGAAAAATTCTGCAGACGCCACTGACCTGATCCGCACAATCAAGTCTGACCTTACCCCCGACGAAGTGTATGTTTTTACGCCGCGCGGCGATGTTATCAACTTGCCAAATGGCAGTACGGTCATCGACTTTGCTTACGCGATTCACAGTGCTGTAGGCAACCGCATGGTGGGTGCTAAAGTAGACAAGCGCATGGTGCCGCTGACAACCCAGCTGAAAACCGGCGAGATTGTCGATATTATCACCAGCAAAGAGGCACGCGGTCCCAGCCGTGACTGGCTTAAAATTGTAAAGACAAGCGAAGCGCGCAATAAGATACGCACTTGGTTTAAAAAAGAAAAGCGCGATGAAAACATTGTTGAGGGCCGCAGTGAGGTTGAGCGCGAATTTAAGCACAACGGCGTTACGCTGCCGGACGAAGAGATGAAGACCCTGCTGATGCACTTGGGCAGTAAACAGAATTGTGCAACTTTGGACGATGTCTATGCGGCTGTTGGCTATGGCGGCATACAGCTGTGGAAAGTAATGCCGCGCATACGGGAAGATTACCTGAAGACGCACCGTCCAGAGCCGCCCAAAGAGCCGCCGGCTCACCCGCAGCCTGCAACCCGCAAGGCTGCCAGCGGCGTTGTGGTAGAGGGGATGGAGGACTGCCTGATTAAGTTTGCCCGCTGCTGCAACCCGCTGCCGGGCGATGACATTATCGGCTTTATTACACGCGGATACGGTGTTTCCATTCATAAAAAATCGTGTTGCAATGTGCCGCACCCGATCAGCAGTTCGCCGGAGCCGCAGCGCTGGATCGCCGCGCATTGGGCCGGAGATGTGCGGGAAGAGTTTCAGACTACGCTGGAAATCGTTGCAGATGACCGCTCTGGCCTTTTGGCGGACGTGACACAGCGGCTCTACAATATGCGTTTGTTTATCCATTCGCTCAATTCCCGCGAACTCAAAGACGGCCGCGCGGTCATTTCCGCAAATATCACTGTAGATGGTCTGGACCAGCTGCAGAGCATTGTGGGCCGCTTAAAGTCGATTGACGGGGTCGAGACCATTCGCCGTACCTGA
- a CDS encoding DUF3343 domain-containing protein, giving the protein MGQQVIDVGSVTYAMKSRELLRSHGIRAYVERLPRAPEATGCGYGVYVPKDVEEAVRLLKEAGIHVLDVRERVTRE; this is encoded by the coding sequence GTGGGTCAGCAGGTTATAGATGTTGGTTCTGTCACTTATGCGATGAAAAGCAGGGAACTGCTGCGCAGTCACGGCATTAGGGCCTATGTGGAGCGTTTGCCGCGTGCACCGGAAGCAACGGGCTGCGGCTATGGCGTGTATGTGCCAAAAGATGTGGAAGAAGCAGTGCGCCTTTTGAAAGAGGCAGGAATTCATGTGCTGGATGTACGAGAGCGGGTGACCCGCGAATGA